A window of Xyrauchen texanus isolate HMW12.3.18 chromosome 10, RBS_HiC_50CHRs, whole genome shotgun sequence contains these coding sequences:
- the LOC127650894 gene encoding nuclear pore complex protein Nup153-like isoform X2, translating into MAATGGGKIRSRRYHIASKPYAKGKQQPGLISRVTDTVKSIVPSWLQKYFKNGEVAEGEEAAVRVERNNVAPPPNGNDDGAPHPDGRDSPEPSTSNTEQSTSRASLNFHDALSRPPLNRTNLQFPSLDGSPALEGSSFLFSQPSTSTAPFSGSPFALTSNFSLVKEIKDSSSQHEDDNISTTSGFSSRASDKDVPTSKTVPLLWSPEMERTHSGLQSGIKKPAFNLSVFGTSSSSVLNSSVLNSSQLGNSPFYPGKTTYGGAAAIRTARTRPATPYQPPVRRQIKAKPAGTQPCGVTSATARRILQSLERMSSPLADAKRIPSTVSSPLSTSLNQTDLDISHFQLKRKKLESSVPPVQKLVVPAATAVSGNRSMSFRPSLTPGGVNRVCEKANRENPARQSPPISDKIPPSTSILSYPLSSTPAASSSSSGGGKMKRERTARPSTKRLDDEVAEEPDLPPASLPSNFTLPSFSFSPPPPTSSLTSSTTPLTAVSNGPAVNKEPASVPSSPPSVPFTFSSPFVKATATSPPSFSPSSGFTFSAPTMKTGLSFSNGNLTQTVELVRSAASEKELEETFKPAKVLKQGSVLDLLKGPGFSSPTQSSANKPLQTASLTRSTTSAPLYSFGDKFRPPAGSWSCGTCLLQNKFSDNKCVACLAPQTITDSKLDSKPAKTSASISSVFAPPAGSWECDTCLVSNKPEVVKCVACDTAKPGTGVKSSLTLPAPSETSSKLSAAPSAYSITTVSTTSTATGLLGFGDKFNKPEGAWDCDVCCVQNKAQDVNCVACQTPKPGAVATPAPTPASAPASTAAPLLGFGDKFKKPEGSWECEVCCVQNKAEDQKCVACQSAKPGAKVESKGISSFGIQSNCTDSSSCGFKFGTDSMDSTSAGLKFGGTFSDSSSNAGGFKFGLGSSGDSTSNSGSFKFGGSSSDTSSGGIKLVSTSSETTAASTSSTGGFNFGSSLTTTPASTNEEKVAESQNSSAGFKFGGSGGITIGSENSGCLFGAKPNEKISSNSSFSFSVPESKAKKDDAPAPSETVSTTTTTTTTAAVNTIPDFGKVTESSPSAPKFGEPAAKEPTRGTSPFTFGKPEEKKDASMPSVAFLFSSAKDAEKSTASLGFSFSKLDPPKDLPKSTFAFGKPAESTEPPKPSFGFGPSVADTSAPKPTFGFMANSSSTPASSSSTPSLFGTPTTSSLVPTSAPTSTFIFGQNSSSEPAPAKSFVFGLQQDSQLAPSAAPTPTQPFQFGTGSNSAAPAFTFGAAASSTPASAAPASSANPSPFVFSSTTPSSGFGTGQTPIFGQGMSQSSAPAFGLAAPSFPTTASPATTFRAKPSSAPVFGQQANPTPTFVPAAASTGRGGFQFGSTGGFGSSGSSSGVFAFAAGSAAPATPAASPAMSTLNAPTGGFSFGQSPTFNIGSAKNPFPPTPSGQNSIAGRKIKTAVRRRK; encoded by the exons CAGCCAGGCCTGATCAGTCGAGTGACGGATACAGTGAAAAGCATAGTCCCCTCCTGGCTGCAGAAATACTTCAAAAATGGAGAAGTTGCAGAGGGTGAAGAAGCTGCAGTCAGGGTGGAGCGGAACAATGTGGCTCCTCCCCCCAATGGCAATGATGATGGTGCCCCACACCCAGATGGACGAGACTCTCCAGAGCCTAGCACAAGTAACACAG AACAATCTACAAGCAGGGCATCACTGAACTTCCATGATGCTCTGTCAAGGCCCCCACTCAATCGCACCAATCTTCAATTCCCCTCTCTTGATGGCTCTCCTGCACTAGAGGGATCAAGTTTCCTTTTCTCACAGCCTTCCACATCTACAGCACCCTTTTCGGGAAGCCCTTTCGCTCTAACCTCCAACTTTTCCCTGGTGAAGGAGATCAAGGATTCCAGCTCTCAGCATGAGGATGACAACATCTCTACCACCAGTGGCTTTTCATCACGTGCATCTGATAAAG ATGTGCCCACGTCAAAGACTGTGCCACTCCTCTGGTCACCAGAGATGGAACGCACCCACTCTGGATTACAGTCTGGCATCAAGAAACCAGCCTTCAACCTGTCAGTCTTCGGCACTTCCTCATCA TCAGTGTTAAATAGTTCAGTTCTGAACTCCAGTCAGTTGGGGAATTCGCCCTTCTACCCAGGGAAGACCACATATGGAGGAGCTGCTGCGATCAGAACAGCTCGTACACGTCCTGCTACCCCTTACCAG CCTCCTGTTAGGAGACAGATAAAGGCAAAGCCAGCTGGAACTCAACCTTGCGGAGTAACCAGTGCTACAGCTAGACGCATCCTTCAGTCGCTGGAACGCATGTCCAGTCCTCTTGCT GATGCAAAAAGAATTCCTTCTACAGTTTCTTCACCTTTGTCAACA TCACTGAATCAAACAGaccttgacatttcacatttccaGTTGAAGAGGAAAAAG CTGGAGTCATCAGTCCCTCCTGTGCAGAAGCTGGTGGTCCCAGCAGCTACTGCAGTGTCTGGTAACCGTTCGATGTCCTTCAGACCATCACTCACCCCAGGTGGAGTTAACAGAGTCTGCGAAAAAGCCAACAGAGAGAAT CCTGCAAGACAATCCCCTCCAATTTCAGATAAGATCCCTCCCAG CACAAGCATTTTGTCCTATCCCTTGTCCAGCACCCcagcggccagcagctctagtTCAGGAGGGGGCAAGATGAAGAGAGAAAGGACTGCAAGACCTTCTACCAAAAGACTTGATGATGAG GTTGCTGAAGAACCAGACTTGCCACCAGCCTCACTCCCCAGTAATTTCACATTGCCCTCCTTTAGTTTCTCCCCTCCTCCTCCCACTTCCTCCCTGACCTCCAGCACAACACCACTTACAGCGGTCTCTAATGGTCCTGCTGTAAACAAG GAACCAGCATCTGTCCCATCCTCACCCCCATCTGTCCCCTTCACATTTTCATCACCTTTTGTCAAGGCAACAGCTACCAGTCCTCCATCTTTTTCTCCATCA TCTGGATTCACCTTCAGTGCTCCCACCATGAAAACAGGACTCTCTTTCTCCAACGGAAATCTCACCCAAACAGTAGAGCTAG TAAGATCAGCTGCCAGTGAAAAGGAGTTGGAAGAAACCTTCAAACCTGCAAAAGTCTTAAAACAGGGCAGTGTGCTGGATCTACTGAAGGGACCTG GATTTTCGTCCCCTACTCAGAGCTCAGCTAACAAACCCTTACAGACTGCATCATTGACGCGGAGTACAACCTCTGCTCCTCTTTATAGTTTTGGTGATAAATTTAGACCTCCTGCAGGATCATGGAGCTGCGGCACTTGCCTTTTGCAGAACAAGTTCTCAGACAATAAATGTGTGGCTTGTCTCGCACCACAAACTATTACAGACTCTAAATTGGACAGTAAACCTGCTAAGACCTCTGCAAGCATCAGTTCTGTCTTTGCCCCTCCAGCTGGTAGCTGGGAATGTGACACATGTCTGGTTAGCAACAAACCAGAAGTGGTTAAATGCGTAGCTTGTGACACAGCCAAACCTGGGACTGGAGTGAAATCAAGCCTGACTCTACCGGCTCCCTCTGAGACCTCATCCAAGCTCTCTGCTGCCCCTTCAGCCTACTCTATAACCACTGTGAGCACCACTTCTACAGCAACTGGACTGTTAGGGTTTGGGGACAAATTTAATAAACCAGAGGGGGCTTGGGATTGTGATGTGTGCTGTGTTCAAAACAAGGCGCAGGATGTTAACTGTGTTGCCTGTCAGACCCCTAAACCAG GAGCTGTAGCCACACCGGCCCCGACTCCTGCCTCTGCACCTGCAAGCACTGCTGCACCTTTGTTAGGATTCGGAGACAAGTTCAAGAAACCTGAAGGGAGCTGGGAATGTGAGGTGTGCTGTGTTCAGAATAAGGCAGAGGACCAGaagtgtgtggcctgccagtcaGCAAAACCAGGAGCTAAAGTAGAATCCAAAG GTATTAGTTCTTTTGGCATTCAGTCCAACTGTACAGACTCAAGCTCGTGTGGTTTCAAGTTTGGTACCGACTCTATGGACTCAACCTCTGCTGGACTAAAATTTGGGGGCACTTTTTCAGATTCTTCTTCCAATGCAGGAGGATTTAAATTTGGATTGGGGTCCTCTGGTGACTCCACCTCAAATTCGGGATCCTTCAAATTTGGAGGCTCTTCCTCCGATACCTCTTCTGGTGGCATCAAACTTGTTAGTACCTCCTCAGAAACCACAGCAGCAAGCACAAGTTCAACAGGGGGCTTTAATTTTGGTAGTTCTTTGACCACAACTCCTGCATCTACAAATGAAGAGAAGGTGGCTGAGTCTCAGAATTCTAGTGCAGGATTTAAATTTGGTGGCAGTGGTGGAATCACTATTGGCTCTGAAAACTCCGGATGTTTATTTGGAGCTAAACCTAATGAGAAAATAAGTTCCAATTCATCATTTAGTTTCTCAGTGCCTGAGTCCAAGGCAAAGAAGGATGATGCTCCTGCTCCCTCAGAAACTGTttcaaccaccaccaccacaacaacaacagcagcagtaaACACCATCCCTGATTTTGGCAAAGTAACTGAATCTTCTCCATCTGCCCCAAAGTTTGGGGAACCAGCAGCTAAAGAGCCAACACGGGGGACGTCTCCCTTCACCTTTGGAaaaccagaagaaaaaaaagatgcctCCATGCCCTCGGTTGCGTTCTTATTCAGTTCTGCCAAGGACGCTGAGAAATCAACGGCATCCTTGGGCTTCTCTTTCAGCAAGCTGGACCCTCCAAAAGATCTTCCCAAGTCTACATTTGCATTTGGTAAACCTGCTGAATCAACAGAACCCCCAAAGCCATCATTTGGTTTTGGACCGAGTGTGGCAG ACACGTCTGCTCCAAAACCAACTTTTGGCTTCATGGCCAACTCTTCAAGCACCCCTGCTTCCTCCAGCTCCACCCCCAGCCTTTTTGGCACCCCCACTACTTCTTCCCTGGTCCCCACCTCTGCTCCAACGAGTACCTTTATATTTGGTCAAAATTCCTCCTCTGAACCTGCCCCAGCAAAGTCTTTTGTGTTTGGACTGCAGCAGGACAGCCAGCTAGCACCTTCTGCTGCACCTACCCCAACACAACCTTTCCAATTCGGCACAGGCTCAAACTCTGCTGCCCCTGCTTTCACCTTTGGTGCTGCTGCGTCCTCCACGCCAGCCTCTGCCG CTCCTGCTTCCTCTGCCAACCCTTCCCcatttgtcttcagttctaccaCACCCTCATCTGGTTTTGGCACTGGGCAAACCCCCATCTTTGGACAGGGAATGTCTCAGAGCAGCGCTCCTGCGTTTGGGTTAGCAGCACCTTCATTTCCAACCACAGCCTCCCCAGCCACTACCTTCAGAGCCAAGCCCAGTTCTGCCCCTGTATTTGGCCAGCAAGCCAACCCTACACCTACGTTTGTACCTGCTGCTGCCTCCACTGGCCGAG GAGGGTTTCAGTTTGGAAGCACTGGTGGGTTTGGATCATCAGGGAGCAGCAGTGGTGTGTTTGCTTTTGCCGCTGGATCAGCAGCTCCAGCTACACCTGCGGCCAGTCCAGCCATGTCCACCCTAAATGCTCCCACTGGAGGATTCAGCTTTGGTCAGAGCCCTACCTTTAATATTGG GTCAGCAAAGAATCCATTCCCCCCAACACCATCTGGACAGAATTCAATCGCCGGACGCAAAATCAAAACTGCTGTTCGACGCAGGAAATAG
- the LOC127650897 gene encoding krev interaction trapped protein 1, whose translation MGNQELEEVFVAVIRPKNIASLNSKEYRAKAYEILLFEVPLEGKEKKRKKVLLGTKIQADSDRTKSILEYVDKTTKPISNNQGIIGKRVVHMKKFPLDGDCEGKEASLFIVPINVKDNSKSVYQPGSPSFYCLHDIMRVCSETSAHFSSITSKMLLALDKWLAEQHTVPHAIPALFRPAPVDRVKTNVSNPAYAVESRQMQLHMGYTALEIKSKMMSLEKADMCIENPLYGSDLQYTNRVDKVIINPYFGLGAPDYSKIQIPKRDKWQHSMTSVTEDKERQWVDDFPLHRSACEGDTELLSKLLDSGLSVKQLDSDHWAPIHYACWHGKVEATKLLLEKGNCNPNLLNGQLSSPLHFAADGGHSEIVQLLLQHAEIDRHIEDQQKRSPLQVCEENKQNNWEETVKLLQQANNKPYEKVRIYRMDGSYRSVELKHGNNTTVQQIMEGMRLSQETQQYFTIWICSENLSLQLKPYHKPLQHLRIWSEIVTDLTALDPQRETPQLFLRRDVRLPLEREKKVEDPLSILILFDEARHCLLKGFLSASDSKLITLASLLLQIIYGNYDSKKHKQGFLNEENLKSIVPISKVKSKAHHWTNRILHEYKSLSTSEGVSKEMHHLQRLFLQNCWDIPTYGAAFFTGQVFTKASSSTHKVIRVYVGVNTKGLHLMNMETKVLHLSLEYGTFMWQLGQADQYVQFHSLENKKNFVVHTKQAGLIVKLLIKLSGQIIPNDRAALDKYAYG comes from the exons ATGGGAAATCAAGAGTTGGAGGAAGTGTTTGTAGCTGTAATTCGACCAAAAAACATAGCTAGTCTCAACTCCAAAGAGTACCGAGCTAAAGCCTATGAG ATTTTACTTTTTGAAGTTCCCCTGGAGGGTAAAGAGAAAAAACGGAAGAAAGTACTTCTTGGCACCAAAATTCAAGCCGATAGCGACCGAACAAAGTCAATTCTGGAGTATGTTGACAAAACCACCAAACCCATATCCAATAACCAGGGCATAATAG GGAAACGAGTTGTGCACATGAAGAAGTTCCCATTAGATGGTGACTGTGAAGGAAAGGAAGCCTCATTATTTATTGTTCCAATCAATGTCAAAG ACAACAGCAAGTCTGTTTATCAGCCTGGGAGCCCCAGTTTCTACTGCCTTCACGACATTATGCGTGTATGTAGTGAAACCAGTGCCCATTTTTCCTCAATCACTTCAAAGATGCTGCTAGCCCTGGACAA GTGGTTAGCTGAGCAGCACACTGTGCCTCACGCAATTCCCGCGCTGTTCCGGCCAGCTCCGGTAGACCGCGTCAAGACTAACGTGAGTAACCCGGCCTATGCTGTGGAGAGCAGGCAGATGCAACTGCACATGGGCTACACAGCTCTGGAGATCAAGAGCAAGATGATGTCCCTGGAGAAGGCTGACATGTGCATTGAGAACCCCCTCTATGGGTCAGATCTGCAGTACACTAACAGA GTGGACAAAGTCATCATTAATCCTTACTTCGGCTTGGGAGCACCAGATTATTCCAAAATCCAGATTCCAAAGAGAGACAAATGGCAACACAGCATGACCAGCGTCACAGAAGACAA AGAGCGCCAGTGGGTAGATGATTTCCCCCTGCATCGCAGTGCCTGTGAAGGAGACACTGAACTTCTCTCCAAACTGCTGGACAGTGGCCTCTCTGTTAAACAGCTTGATAGTGACCACTGGGCGCCCATTCACTATGCATGCTG GCATGGAAAGGTGGAGGCCACCAAGCTACTGTTGGAGAAAGGGAACTGCAACCCTAATCTGCTGAATGGGCAGCTGAGCTCTCCTTTACACTTTGCTGCAGATGGAGGTCATTCTGAAATTGTACAGCTCCTTCTGCAGCACGCAGAGATAGACAGG CACATTGAAGACCAACAGAAACGATCCCCCCTTCAAGTATGTGAAGAGAACAAGCAGAACAACTGGGAGGAGACAGTGAAACTTCTACAACAAGCCAACAACAAACCG TATGAGAAGGTGAGAATTTATCGCATGGATGGATCGTACCGGTCAGTAGAGCTGAAACATGGGAACAACACAACGGTGCAGCAAATCATGGAGGGCATGAGACTGTCGCAGGAGACACAACAGTATTTTACCATCTGGATCTGCTCCGAGAACCTCA GTCTACAGCTGAAGCCCTATCACAAGCCCTTGCAGCACTTACGCATCTGGAGTGAGATCGTGACTGATCTCACCGCTCTGGATCCCCAAAGGGAAACCCCTCAGCTGTTTCTGCGCAGAGATGTTCGGCTGCccttagagagagaaaaaaag GTTGAGGATCCATTGTCCATCCTCATCCTCTTTGATGAAGCTCGCCACTGTCTCCTCAAAGGCTTCCTCTCAGCATCAGATAGCAAGCTCATCACTCTCGCCAGCCTTCTCCTGCAGATTATTTACGGCAACTACGACAGCAAGAAACACAAACAGGGATTTTTGAA TGAAGAAAACCTGAAATCCATAGTTCCAATCTCAAAAGTCAAGAGCAAAGCACATCATTGGACCAACAGAATACTTCATGAATACAAG AGTCTGAGCACTAGTGAGGGTGTTAGTAAAGAAATGCACCACCTCCAGAGACTCTTCCTGCAGAATTGCTGGGATATCCCCACCTATGGGGCTGCTTTCTTCACTGGGCAGGTCTTCACCAAGGCCAGCTCCAGTACCCACAAGGTCATTCGAGTGTATGTGGGTGTGAACACCAAAGGACTGCATCTAATGAACATGGAGACAAAA GTGCTGCATCTCAGTCTGGAGTATGGC
- the LOC127650894 gene encoding nuclear pore complex protein Nup153-like isoform X1, translating to MAATGGGKIRSRRYHIASKPYAKGKQQQPGLISRVTDTVKSIVPSWLQKYFKNGEVAEGEEAAVRVERNNVAPPPNGNDDGAPHPDGRDSPEPSTSNTEQSTSRASLNFHDALSRPPLNRTNLQFPSLDGSPALEGSSFLFSQPSTSTAPFSGSPFALTSNFSLVKEIKDSSSQHEDDNISTTSGFSSRASDKDVPTSKTVPLLWSPEMERTHSGLQSGIKKPAFNLSVFGTSSSSVLNSSVLNSSQLGNSPFYPGKTTYGGAAAIRTARTRPATPYQPPVRRQIKAKPAGTQPCGVTSATARRILQSLERMSSPLADAKRIPSTVSSPLSTSLNQTDLDISHFQLKRKKLESSVPPVQKLVVPAATAVSGNRSMSFRPSLTPGGVNRVCEKANRENPARQSPPISDKIPPSTSILSYPLSSTPAASSSSSGGGKMKRERTARPSTKRLDDEVAEEPDLPPASLPSNFTLPSFSFSPPPPTSSLTSSTTPLTAVSNGPAVNKEPASVPSSPPSVPFTFSSPFVKATATSPPSFSPSSGFTFSAPTMKTGLSFSNGNLTQTVELVRSAASEKELEETFKPAKVLKQGSVLDLLKGPGFSSPTQSSANKPLQTASLTRSTTSAPLYSFGDKFRPPAGSWSCGTCLLQNKFSDNKCVACLAPQTITDSKLDSKPAKTSASISSVFAPPAGSWECDTCLVSNKPEVVKCVACDTAKPGTGVKSSLTLPAPSETSSKLSAAPSAYSITTVSTTSTATGLLGFGDKFNKPEGAWDCDVCCVQNKAQDVNCVACQTPKPGAVATPAPTPASAPASTAAPLLGFGDKFKKPEGSWECEVCCVQNKAEDQKCVACQSAKPGAKVESKGISSFGIQSNCTDSSSCGFKFGTDSMDSTSAGLKFGGTFSDSSSNAGGFKFGLGSSGDSTSNSGSFKFGGSSSDTSSGGIKLVSTSSETTAASTSSTGGFNFGSSLTTTPASTNEEKVAESQNSSAGFKFGGSGGITIGSENSGCLFGAKPNEKISSNSSFSFSVPESKAKKDDAPAPSETVSTTTTTTTTAAVNTIPDFGKVTESSPSAPKFGEPAAKEPTRGTSPFTFGKPEEKKDASMPSVAFLFSSAKDAEKSTASLGFSFSKLDPPKDLPKSTFAFGKPAESTEPPKPSFGFGPSVADTSAPKPTFGFMANSSSTPASSSSTPSLFGTPTTSSLVPTSAPTSTFIFGQNSSSEPAPAKSFVFGLQQDSQLAPSAAPTPTQPFQFGTGSNSAAPAFTFGAAASSTPASAAPASSANPSPFVFSSTTPSSGFGTGQTPIFGQGMSQSSAPAFGLAAPSFPTTASPATTFRAKPSSAPVFGQQANPTPTFVPAAASTGRGGFQFGSTGGFGSSGSSSGVFAFAAGSAAPATPAASPAMSTLNAPTGGFSFGQSPTFNIGSAKNPFPPTPSGQNSIAGRKIKTAVRRRK from the exons CAGCAGCCAGGCCTGATCAGTCGAGTGACGGATACAGTGAAAAGCATAGTCCCCTCCTGGCTGCAGAAATACTTCAAAAATGGAGAAGTTGCAGAGGGTGAAGAAGCTGCAGTCAGGGTGGAGCGGAACAATGTGGCTCCTCCCCCCAATGGCAATGATGATGGTGCCCCACACCCAGATGGACGAGACTCTCCAGAGCCTAGCACAAGTAACACAG AACAATCTACAAGCAGGGCATCACTGAACTTCCATGATGCTCTGTCAAGGCCCCCACTCAATCGCACCAATCTTCAATTCCCCTCTCTTGATGGCTCTCCTGCACTAGAGGGATCAAGTTTCCTTTTCTCACAGCCTTCCACATCTACAGCACCCTTTTCGGGAAGCCCTTTCGCTCTAACCTCCAACTTTTCCCTGGTGAAGGAGATCAAGGATTCCAGCTCTCAGCATGAGGATGACAACATCTCTACCACCAGTGGCTTTTCATCACGTGCATCTGATAAAG ATGTGCCCACGTCAAAGACTGTGCCACTCCTCTGGTCACCAGAGATGGAACGCACCCACTCTGGATTACAGTCTGGCATCAAGAAACCAGCCTTCAACCTGTCAGTCTTCGGCACTTCCTCATCA TCAGTGTTAAATAGTTCAGTTCTGAACTCCAGTCAGTTGGGGAATTCGCCCTTCTACCCAGGGAAGACCACATATGGAGGAGCTGCTGCGATCAGAACAGCTCGTACACGTCCTGCTACCCCTTACCAG CCTCCTGTTAGGAGACAGATAAAGGCAAAGCCAGCTGGAACTCAACCTTGCGGAGTAACCAGTGCTACAGCTAGACGCATCCTTCAGTCGCTGGAACGCATGTCCAGTCCTCTTGCT GATGCAAAAAGAATTCCTTCTACAGTTTCTTCACCTTTGTCAACA TCACTGAATCAAACAGaccttgacatttcacatttccaGTTGAAGAGGAAAAAG CTGGAGTCATCAGTCCCTCCTGTGCAGAAGCTGGTGGTCCCAGCAGCTACTGCAGTGTCTGGTAACCGTTCGATGTCCTTCAGACCATCACTCACCCCAGGTGGAGTTAACAGAGTCTGCGAAAAAGCCAACAGAGAGAAT CCTGCAAGACAATCCCCTCCAATTTCAGATAAGATCCCTCCCAG CACAAGCATTTTGTCCTATCCCTTGTCCAGCACCCcagcggccagcagctctagtTCAGGAGGGGGCAAGATGAAGAGAGAAAGGACTGCAAGACCTTCTACCAAAAGACTTGATGATGAG GTTGCTGAAGAACCAGACTTGCCACCAGCCTCACTCCCCAGTAATTTCACATTGCCCTCCTTTAGTTTCTCCCCTCCTCCTCCCACTTCCTCCCTGACCTCCAGCACAACACCACTTACAGCGGTCTCTAATGGTCCTGCTGTAAACAAG GAACCAGCATCTGTCCCATCCTCACCCCCATCTGTCCCCTTCACATTTTCATCACCTTTTGTCAAGGCAACAGCTACCAGTCCTCCATCTTTTTCTCCATCA TCTGGATTCACCTTCAGTGCTCCCACCATGAAAACAGGACTCTCTTTCTCCAACGGAAATCTCACCCAAACAGTAGAGCTAG TAAGATCAGCTGCCAGTGAAAAGGAGTTGGAAGAAACCTTCAAACCTGCAAAAGTCTTAAAACAGGGCAGTGTGCTGGATCTACTGAAGGGACCTG GATTTTCGTCCCCTACTCAGAGCTCAGCTAACAAACCCTTACAGACTGCATCATTGACGCGGAGTACAACCTCTGCTCCTCTTTATAGTTTTGGTGATAAATTTAGACCTCCTGCAGGATCATGGAGCTGCGGCACTTGCCTTTTGCAGAACAAGTTCTCAGACAATAAATGTGTGGCTTGTCTCGCACCACAAACTATTACAGACTCTAAATTGGACAGTAAACCTGCTAAGACCTCTGCAAGCATCAGTTCTGTCTTTGCCCCTCCAGCTGGTAGCTGGGAATGTGACACATGTCTGGTTAGCAACAAACCAGAAGTGGTTAAATGCGTAGCTTGTGACACAGCCAAACCTGGGACTGGAGTGAAATCAAGCCTGACTCTACCGGCTCCCTCTGAGACCTCATCCAAGCTCTCTGCTGCCCCTTCAGCCTACTCTATAACCACTGTGAGCACCACTTCTACAGCAACTGGACTGTTAGGGTTTGGGGACAAATTTAATAAACCAGAGGGGGCTTGGGATTGTGATGTGTGCTGTGTTCAAAACAAGGCGCAGGATGTTAACTGTGTTGCCTGTCAGACCCCTAAACCAG GAGCTGTAGCCACACCGGCCCCGACTCCTGCCTCTGCACCTGCAAGCACTGCTGCACCTTTGTTAGGATTCGGAGACAAGTTCAAGAAACCTGAAGGGAGCTGGGAATGTGAGGTGTGCTGTGTTCAGAATAAGGCAGAGGACCAGaagtgtgtggcctgccagtcaGCAAAACCAGGAGCTAAAGTAGAATCCAAAG GTATTAGTTCTTTTGGCATTCAGTCCAACTGTACAGACTCAAGCTCGTGTGGTTTCAAGTTTGGTACCGACTCTATGGACTCAACCTCTGCTGGACTAAAATTTGGGGGCACTTTTTCAGATTCTTCTTCCAATGCAGGAGGATTTAAATTTGGATTGGGGTCCTCTGGTGACTCCACCTCAAATTCGGGATCCTTCAAATTTGGAGGCTCTTCCTCCGATACCTCTTCTGGTGGCATCAAACTTGTTAGTACCTCCTCAGAAACCACAGCAGCAAGCACAAGTTCAACAGGGGGCTTTAATTTTGGTAGTTCTTTGACCACAACTCCTGCATCTACAAATGAAGAGAAGGTGGCTGAGTCTCAGAATTCTAGTGCAGGATTTAAATTTGGTGGCAGTGGTGGAATCACTATTGGCTCTGAAAACTCCGGATGTTTATTTGGAGCTAAACCTAATGAGAAAATAAGTTCCAATTCATCATTTAGTTTCTCAGTGCCTGAGTCCAAGGCAAAGAAGGATGATGCTCCTGCTCCCTCAGAAACTGTttcaaccaccaccaccacaacaacaacagcagcagtaaACACCATCCCTGATTTTGGCAAAGTAACTGAATCTTCTCCATCTGCCCCAAAGTTTGGGGAACCAGCAGCTAAAGAGCCAACACGGGGGACGTCTCCCTTCACCTTTGGAaaaccagaagaaaaaaaagatgcctCCATGCCCTCGGTTGCGTTCTTATTCAGTTCTGCCAAGGACGCTGAGAAATCAACGGCATCCTTGGGCTTCTCTTTCAGCAAGCTGGACCCTCCAAAAGATCTTCCCAAGTCTACATTTGCATTTGGTAAACCTGCTGAATCAACAGAACCCCCAAAGCCATCATTTGGTTTTGGACCGAGTGTGGCAG ACACGTCTGCTCCAAAACCAACTTTTGGCTTCATGGCCAACTCTTCAAGCACCCCTGCTTCCTCCAGCTCCACCCCCAGCCTTTTTGGCACCCCCACTACTTCTTCCCTGGTCCCCACCTCTGCTCCAACGAGTACCTTTATATTTGGTCAAAATTCCTCCTCTGAACCTGCCCCAGCAAAGTCTTTTGTGTTTGGACTGCAGCAGGACAGCCAGCTAGCACCTTCTGCTGCACCTACCCCAACACAACCTTTCCAATTCGGCACAGGCTCAAACTCTGCTGCCCCTGCTTTCACCTTTGGTGCTGCTGCGTCCTCCACGCCAGCCTCTGCCG CTCCTGCTTCCTCTGCCAACCCTTCCCcatttgtcttcagttctaccaCACCCTCATCTGGTTTTGGCACTGGGCAAACCCCCATCTTTGGACAGGGAATGTCTCAGAGCAGCGCTCCTGCGTTTGGGTTAGCAGCACCTTCATTTCCAACCACAGCCTCCCCAGCCACTACCTTCAGAGCCAAGCCCAGTTCTGCCCCTGTATTTGGCCAGCAAGCCAACCCTACACCTACGTTTGTACCTGCTGCTGCCTCCACTGGCCGAG GAGGGTTTCAGTTTGGAAGCACTGGTGGGTTTGGATCATCAGGGAGCAGCAGTGGTGTGTTTGCTTTTGCCGCTGGATCAGCAGCTCCAGCTACACCTGCGGCCAGTCCAGCCATGTCCACCCTAAATGCTCCCACTGGAGGATTCAGCTTTGGTCAGAGCCCTACCTTTAATATTGG GTCAGCAAAGAATCCATTCCCCCCAACACCATCTGGACAGAATTCAATCGCCGGACGCAAAATCAAAACTGCTGTTCGACGCAGGAAATAG